From Alienimonas californiensis, a single genomic window includes:
- a CDS encoding enolase C-terminal domain-like protein, which produces MSSPFRLTRRTALAAGAAGLAAAAWPGRATAHPNHGGIVPDLRMRFAEPIELTRFDVVALDGTPAVRVTDAEGGVGVVPAHDKLADVRSLFDRLAAPYFVGTDARDLPERIDHVDVSERHYKYVGMPFWNAVAHCELAVWDLLGRRAGVRCTDLLDRRRRRRLNVYISRFDRDTTPQQAVEQASADLAATGATAVKLKVGGRMRTTPEQNARDVAMVALARQTWGDDVEILLDANGSYTADEAVRAATRFAGYRVGFLEEPCDWRDVEATLRVHEQLEAKGIKLDLAGGEQDSMMTRWRQFAETELFRPMQPDLYYVGGAIRLLTVARIADSAKLPLTPHAPRAGLAAYPDTMVRATIPNLGRYQEYVRSPEVTDGTVPVPDAPGWGLPWDDAAVKAAVAG; this is translated from the coding sequence ATGTCGTCGCCCTTTCGTCTCACCCGCCGCACCGCCCTCGCCGCGGGGGCCGCGGGACTGGCCGCCGCGGCGTGGCCGGGGCGGGCGACGGCCCATCCCAATCACGGCGGGATCGTGCCGGACCTGCGGATGCGGTTCGCCGAGCCGATCGAACTGACGCGGTTCGACGTGGTCGCGCTCGACGGCACGCCGGCGGTCCGCGTGACGGACGCCGAGGGCGGCGTGGGCGTCGTGCCGGCGCACGACAAGCTGGCGGACGTCCGCTCGCTGTTCGACCGGCTCGCGGCGCCGTACTTCGTCGGGACCGACGCCCGCGATCTGCCGGAGCGGATCGATCACGTCGACGTCTCGGAGCGGCATTACAAATACGTCGGCATGCCCTTCTGGAACGCCGTCGCCCACTGCGAGTTGGCCGTCTGGGACCTGCTCGGCCGGCGGGCCGGGGTGCGGTGTACGGACCTGCTCGACCGGCGCCGGCGGCGTCGGCTGAACGTGTACATCTCCCGGTTCGACCGGGACACGACCCCGCAGCAGGCCGTCGAGCAGGCCTCCGCGGACCTCGCCGCAACCGGGGCGACGGCGGTCAAGCTGAAGGTCGGCGGCCGGATGCGCACCACGCCGGAGCAGAACGCCCGCGACGTGGCGATGGTCGCCCTCGCCCGGCAGACCTGGGGGGACGACGTGGAAATCCTGCTCGACGCCAACGGCAGCTACACCGCCGACGAGGCGGTGCGCGCCGCGACGCGGTTCGCCGGGTACCGCGTCGGCTTCCTGGAGGAGCCCTGCGACTGGCGGGACGTGGAGGCGACCTTGCGCGTCCATGAGCAGCTCGAGGCCAAGGGGATCAAACTGGACCTCGCCGGCGGGGAGCAGGATTCGATGATGACCCGCTGGCGGCAGTTCGCGGAGACGGAGCTGTTCCGGCCGATGCAGCCGGACCTGTACTACGTCGGCGGGGCGATCCGGCTGCTGACCGTCGCCCGCATCGCCGACTCCGCCAAGCTGCCCCTCACCCCGCACGCCCCGCGGGCCGGCCTGGCGGCGTACCCGGACACGATGGTGCGGGCCACGATCCCGAACCTCGGTCGGTATCAGGAATACGTCCGCAGCCCCGAGGTGACGGACGGCACCGTCCCCGTCCCCGACGCCCCCGGCTGGGGCCTGCCTTGGGACGACGCCGCGGTGAAGGCGGCAGTTGCGGGCTGA
- a CDS encoding tetratricopeptide repeat protein, whose protein sequence is MADAAANPNLLLREANKQKAAGDLEGAVGTLERLVEQVPTHVAAHVALSTYLERLGRKEEALEHAKKVPELEPNDAFSYTHLSVICQRCGLIPEAEDAMAKARMIQMRG, encoded by the coding sequence ATGGCCGACGCCGCCGCCAATCCGAACCTGCTTCTCCGCGAGGCGAACAAGCAGAAGGCCGCGGGCGATCTGGAGGGCGCCGTCGGCACGCTCGAACGGTTGGTCGAGCAGGTCCCGACGCACGTCGCCGCCCACGTCGCCCTCTCCACCTACCTCGAACGGCTGGGCCGCAAGGAGGAAGCGCTGGAGCACGCCAAGAAGGTGCCGGAACTCGAACCGAACGACGCCTTCAGCTACACGCACCTGTCGGTGATCTGTCAGCGGTGCGGGCTGATCCCGGAGGCCGAGGACGCGATGGCGAAGGCCCGCATGATCCAGATGCGCGGCTGA
- a CDS encoding ParB/RepB/Spo0J family partition protein, which produces MSAQPARLHRPDDAPQGSSPHGGQQGGRRLGRGLNALLGSHREPASTPVEAPPKDADGGAISVELIERNPFQPRQDFAEPELKELAESITRHGVLQPLLVREVNGEYQLIAGERRLMAAKRAGLETVPCRVLKLDDKQVCEAAIEENIKRKDLHPLEKAKAFRDYLDRFGGTVEALAKSLSISRPAVSNLLRLLDLEPVVAEALRSDKISAGHARALLALSGADQVAALELVIDGGLSVRAAEKMCRDQAFDRDKQTAVAEAEAAGLTAPVHVDDTDWNDEAGPEAIAGTIAPAADQPADEPPAEGEKLFVDMPSLEDAPTAGAPAEPGLKVFDADAAEQSDAPKADDKALTPHLESVRDGLKDQLGCPVEIVLKGKESGQIRLSFADNDAFEALLKRLRAA; this is translated from the coding sequence ATGTCCGCTCAACCCGCCCGGCTGCATCGCCCCGACGACGCCCCGCAGGGCTCCTCCCCCCACGGGGGCCAGCAGGGCGGTCGTCGCCTCGGCCGCGGATTGAACGCCCTGTTGGGCAGCCACCGTGAACCCGCTTCGACCCCCGTCGAAGCCCCGCCGAAGGACGCCGACGGCGGCGCCATCAGCGTGGAGCTGATCGAACGCAACCCCTTCCAGCCCCGGCAGGACTTCGCCGAGCCGGAGCTGAAGGAACTCGCCGAGAGCATCACCCGGCACGGCGTGCTCCAGCCGTTGCTCGTCCGGGAGGTGAACGGCGAATACCAGTTGATCGCCGGCGAACGCCGCCTGATGGCCGCCAAGCGCGCCGGGCTGGAGACCGTCCCCTGCCGGGTGCTGAAGCTCGACGACAAGCAGGTCTGCGAGGCGGCGATCGAGGAGAACATCAAGCGGAAGGACCTGCACCCGCTCGAGAAGGCGAAGGCGTTCCGCGACTACCTGGACCGCTTCGGCGGCACGGTCGAGGCGCTGGCCAAGAGCCTGTCCATCAGCCGGCCGGCGGTCTCCAACCTGCTCCGGCTGCTCGACCTGGAGCCGGTCGTCGCCGAGGCCCTGCGGTCCGACAAAATCTCCGCCGGCCACGCCCGGGCGTTGCTGGCGCTCTCCGGCGCCGATCAGGTCGCCGCGTTGGAGCTGGTGATCGACGGCGGCCTGAGCGTGCGGGCCGCTGAGAAGATGTGCCGCGACCAAGCCTTCGACCGGGACAAGCAGACCGCCGTCGCCGAAGCCGAGGCCGCCGGCCTGACCGCCCCGGTGCACGTGGACGACACCGACTGGAACGACGAAGCCGGCCCCGAGGCGATCGCCGGCACGATCGCCCCCGCCGCGGATCAACCGGCCGACGAGCCGCCGGCCGAGGGCGAGAAGCTGTTCGTCGACATGCCGTCGCTGGAGGACGCCCCCACCGCCGGCGCCCCCGCCGAGCCCGGCCTGAAGGTGTTCGACGCCGACGCGGCAGAACAGTCCGACGCGCCGAAAGCGGACGACAAGGCCCTCACGCCGCACCTCGAAAGCGTCCGCGACGGCCTGAAGGAC